The genomic segment AAGTAACAATAATCATCCTGATTTAAAATGTACTTCATATTCACAATGATTTTCTTTTGAACCTTGTCTTAAATTAGAAATGATAACTTCTATTGGATTGGCACAATGAAATCATAACATAGTTTAAAAGAAACATTCAATCTAATAAATAATTCTGTAATGATTATGAGCATAGAAGTTTTACTCCCCAGATTTTATGGTTTTAATTGAAAACTTTAAGAAAAGATAGTATACTATAAATATTATTTCTTAATATAATTAGAAGTTAGTATTTATGGAAGGTGTGAACAGTATGATTTACAAAAATGAATTAGGATTAAAATCAACTCCTTGCGAAGGCCATAAGAACTAAATCGGCTATGCTTTGCTTGGAGATTATTTGTTAAAATAGTTGATGTTGAATTATATGGTCTTGCTAAGCTCTTTTTGATTTATATTAGAGGGCTTTAGTTGTGCGCAATTATTCAGCATTAGGTGATTTAACAGATAATTTCATACATTCATTCCTTCCTTTGTATAAGAATGGAAACTGTTGCAAACGTAGTTTTGTAACAGTTTTTTTGGTCTTTGCTTCAACAAAAATAATTTTTTGGAGGAGTAAAGATATGAAATATAGTAATGCATACAAGGTTTTACCGATTGATATAGTAAAAGTTATTCAAGAATATGTGGATGGGGAATATTTATATATACCTAGAAAAGGAGAAGAACAAAAGAAATGGGGAGAACAAAGCGGCTCAAGAGATACTTTGAAAAAAAGAAATGCGGAAATTTATTTAAAATATATAAAAGGTTCTGAAATTTTAGATTTAGCTCAGGAATACTATCTTTCGGATAAAAGTATAAGAAGAATTATTACTCAGCAAAAGAAGATTACACTCGAAATTAATGCAGAATTATAAACGAGATCGAAATCGCCCTTTGATCATCAAATAATAATGATATGATAAAAATAAGTGTGTGTTCAGAAGTGAGAAATTTTATTTTAATGTTTAAACATCACTAGATGAATTTAATAGCTAAAGTATAAAGGGCTACTTCAAAATAGGTTTTTAATTATTCTGAAGCAGTTCTTTTTTAGACTATTAAAAGTCTAAGTTATAATCGCTACGGTGAACTTCTCTTTTGTATACCTATTTACCAAATTAAAGAATATACTTTTATAAATTAGAAAAAGCTGATTTAATAATAGTATACTCATTAATAAAAGGGACAAGGGGACAGTGGATATATGTCAATATCTTAGACATAAAAAGTTGAACTTTTTATGAAGCCTTTTTAGCCAAATCTTCACACTGTTGAGGCGTAATATACCCAATACTACTATGTATCCTTTTTATATTGTACCAAGCTTTTATATGTTCAAATGTTCCTAATCTTGCAGCGTCATAATCAAAATATTTAACATGGTAAACCTCTTCTTTTTTCAATGAGGCATGAAATGATTCAATGCAAGCATTATCATATGGGCAACCATTGGCACTAATTGAGAGTTTAATAATTTTAGTGCTATTTATATATGCTTTAAAAGCGCAGCTTGTAAATTGGCATTCCAAATCGCTATGAAGTATTAGCGTCTTGGTTGGCTTTTGTAGCGGTATAGCATTTTAACAGTCTGTAGAGCTAATGTAGTATCAATGAATTTAGACATAGCATGACTTATTATTTTCCCGCTATAAAGATCCATGACCGATGCTAAGTAGCACCAACTGACTTCTGAAAGTAGCAGTCTAGATGCAAAATGAGGAAAATAGCCAGGAAGCCTTGAAAGAGTGGTCTACAGATAGTATGCAAATGGAGTTGAAATGATTTGAAATTTAAATGTAAAATGTAGCCTAACAGTTCTGTTAGGCTACATTTTCTATTTATCAGCATACTTATCGGAAGTGATTCAAAATAATAGTTGTTGATGTTGAATAGTACTTGAAATCTTTTCTAATGAGTATTGAGACTAGGTTTATTATTAGTAATAGAAACTAGTTTAAACAAAAATAATTTTATAATAATTATTCTACGATACAATCTTCAGGCTCTTTATCGTTCCTCAAACATTTGAATACGGGTTGACGCAAGGAACCGTTTGCTGTTTTCATCATATATTTTACGGTGCATACAAGCCTAGGTTGTATCCACACTGCATTATCGTTTCCAGAAGGCAAATCAGTAAAAGGGTGTGTGATTATTCCGGGCATGGATTTTATTAATTGAAAGTCTCCGGTCGATATTCCCAGGGTGACATGGCCTTTGTATACCAACCCTTTGCTTGAATATTGACCAAGTACAATGCTGATTACACCGTTTTGCTTAAAAATGAAACCACACACTATAAAATCATCATCCAGAAGATTTTTAATTTTAATCCAATCCTTAGTGCGTTTGTCTAGATAATATTTACTATCCTTACTCTTAGCTACTATGCCCTCCAATTCATTTTGTTTAGCAATCTTATAAAATTCAACCCCTCGCTTCTCAATATATCTAGAAATAGCAATGCGCTCATTTTCATTAATAGCTTTTTCAAGTAGCTTTTTCCGCTCCATCAATGGCAAATCTGTAACCTGTTGATCATCATAGTAGAGAATATCAAAGGCTGTGAAACTGGCTGGTAATTTAGATGATGCAAGTTGTATTTTGAAGGTATTTGACATCAGAGATCGCCTTTGAATTTCATAAAAGTCTGGTTTGCCATCTTTAATAACGATTAACTCACCATCTAAAATGCAACGGTGATTTATCTGCTTGTGTATATTCGACAATTCTGGTACCTTTACAAGCATCTTTATATTTCGTTTGTTACGTAGTTCTGTCATGTCCTTATCTAAATAAGCGATACATCGTTCACCATCAAGTTTTAACTCATAAATATAATTAGGGCTGTCAAATGCCTCTTGTATTTCACCGATTAACATAGGCTTAATGTTTTTATTATCAAACAAATCCATTATGCACCTTTTGGAGTTCTTTTACGTTTTTCTTTATTTGTTGGAGTTTCTTTTACTTTATTTTGCTCGATGCTTGCTTTTAATGCGTCCATAAGATTAATAATATTACTTGGTGTCTCGGGTTTGGAAGCAACGATCTCTTGACCAGATATTTTAGTTTCCAGTAACTCGCGTAACTTTACCTGGTACTCATCCTTATATTCTGCCGGATTAAAAGGAGTGGCCATTGAATTAATTAATGCCTTTGCCATAGTAATCTCAGCATCTATTATTTCGGGTTTATTATAAGATTTGGGAAGGTCTTTAATCTCATCTTCATAGTACATTTTCGAGATTAGTATTCCATCCTCACGTGGGATTATAGCGAGTAAGGTCTCTCTTGTACCCATTACAGTTTTGCCAATTGCAATTTTTTGCTCGCTCATAAGCGCTACACGCAAAAGTTCAAAAGCTTTATCACCGCCAGCCTCAGGAATGGCTTGATATGTTTTGTCGTAAAAAATAGGGGAGATTTGATTAAGTTGTGCAAAGTGCATTATCTGTATTGATTTTTCTTTTTCGGTTTTGATTTTTTCTAAATCATCATCGGTTATGACTACATAATGATCTTTGTCATATTCATATCCTTTGGTAATATCTTTAGTTGTAATTTCCTTGCCGCAATGACTACATGATTTTTTGTATTTTATTCTTGAATTGTCATCTTTATGAAGTTGATTAAAATGTATGTCGTTATCTTGTGTTGCGGTATACATGGATATTGGTATAGCAACAAGGCCAAATGAAATAACTGTTTTATGGGCTATAGCCATTTTTAACACCTCACTTTTTTAATAGTATAACCATAACTTAACTTATTTACTATTTGTTTTCCCACCAAATAATCTATTTAAAATATATATTACAAAATAAGTATGCAAATTTGTTTACTATATCAAAGGAAGATTTAAAACTGGGTTCTTAAAATAGCTATGAATAGCTGTAAAGATTATTGGAAAAGTGCCTATATTAAAAATAATATACTTCAAGATTTTAAAAATGGCTTAGGGTAGTTGACATTAATTTTAAATGAGCAATCTGTTAGCTAACTCGCTCGTTTATAGATATATCGATTATTTGTAAAAAATTTATTTAAATGATGAAAAATTAACATAAAGATGGTACAATTTTAGTAGCTATTAAATTGTTATTTACTTAAGACCACAGCTTCGCGAAGACGATTTAATATACCAAGGGGGATTAACATGGAAAAAACAAAAGGAATTTTATATATTGTTTTATCTGCAATTGCTTTTGGGTTTATGCCAATACTCGCAAAATTGTCATATAGGGGAGGGGCAAATACATATACCACATTAGCGCTTAGGTTTTTTTTTGCGTCAATTATGCTATTATATTATTTGAAATATAAAGGTATATCTTTAAAATTAACTAAAAAACAATTATTTTTAGTATTAACCACAGGTATGTTTGGATATTCACTTACATCTTGTAGTTTATTTATGTCCTACAATTATATAAGTATTGGATTGGCGAGTATGATTTTATATACACACCCTGCTATTATTACTTTATTGTCATATATGTTTTATAAAGAAAAGATAAAAGCTAGAAAAATCATTTCTTTAATTATTTCCTTAATAGGTATTTATGTTTTAATTGATAAGGGAAGTGTTAGCTTTAATTTAAAAGGAATAATATTGGCAGCTATGGCTTCGCTGCTATATTCAATATATGTGCTAGGAGTATCTCTTAAAGAAATTAAAGCTATCAACAGTTATGTTTTAACTTTTTATATCTCGTGTTCAGCTGCTGTTATTATGTTTATAGCAGCAATCACTACTGGTAATTTTAACATGCATATTTCCTTTTATGCACTTGTGGCAATTTTATTATTAGCATTCATATCTACAGTGGTGGCTTTAATGGCATTCTTAGAAGGGGTTAGAATAGTAGGGCCTTCTAATGCTTCAATTCTTAGTACTATTGAGCCTATAGTTGGGTTAATACTAGGAATACTAATTTTAAGAGAACCTATATCAGTTAGAATTGTAATTGGAAGTATATTGATTATTATGTCAGTCGTGATATTAACAAAAGAATAATTTAATTATATAGAATGGAGATAATAAATGCTTGACTTGTTAAAACAGAAAATATGTGAATTACATAATGTTATTTTAAGCCCAATAGATGATATGTTCAAAATAACTGCTTTAAAAAATTATAAAAGGGAAATAGAAGGAACACAGCAAAAAAGTTTTGGTGAAGTTTATTATGAGTTTATTAAAAATAATAAAGAAAAAGGCACAGTATACACTCCAGAACCTATAACTTCTTATATGATAGAAAACACCATAAAAGCAGAACAGATAATAAAGAATCCGTACATAAAAATTGTGGATCCATCTTGTGGAACTGGCAATATATTAATTTGCTGTTTTAAATTTCTTAGAAATTTATATAAGGATAATTTAAACCTAATAAATGAGAAAAATGGGTTGAATTTAAATGTTCAATGCATTGATGAACATATAATAACACATAATTTGTATGGCTTTGATATTGATGATATAGCTGTGAAAATCCTGATTATAGATTTATATGATTTAAGTCAGGGGAGCATAGCCAGTAATGTTGTTAACAAGGATTTTTTATTATATGAAAGTGAACATAAATATGACGTGTTCATAGGAAATCCACCCTATGTGGGTAAAAAATCTATAGATAATGAATACGCAGCTTATTTAAAAATTCGATATAAAGAAGTGTATAGAGATAAAGGAGATCTATCCTATTGTTTTTTCAAAAAAGCATTAGAAGACTTAAACGAGAAGGGAAAGCTGACTTTTATTACTTCGAGGTACTTTTTAGAATCACCTAGTGGAGAGGATTTAAGGAAGGTTTTAAAAAAACTATGCACGATAGACAAAATTATAGATTTTTACGGGAGAAGACCATTTAAAAACGTAGGGATAGATCCTGTAATAATGTGTATAACGAATTGTCAAAATGATGATAGTAAAATTGAAATTATAAAACCTTCTAATGTAAAAAACAAACATAAAAAAGAATTTTATAACAGTGTATTTTTAAAAAGTGGGAATGAATTTAATAGTTTTCTTCTTAATAAAAGTCAATTAAATGACAAGGGTTGGATTCTAATAGATAAAAAGGATAGAAATATAATAAATAAAATAGAGCAAAGAAGTTTTACTCACTTAAGTAATATTTGTAATAGTTATCAGGGAGTAATAACTGGGTGTGACAAAGCGTTTGTAGTAACCAATGATATTGCTCTAAGGAGAAATATTGAAAAAAATATAATAAAACCTTGGATTAAGAGTAGTTACATAGAAAAAAATGAAGTTTCAAGACAAGATAGTTACATAATATATTCAGATTTAATCCATAACACGCATGATTATAATAATGCTATAGCCTATATTGAATTGCAGAAGGAAAAGCTACTAAAAAGAAGAGAATGCCAAAGGGGTATTAGAAAATGGTATGAACTTCAATGGGGTAGAGATCAAAACATATTTGAAGGCGAAAAAATAGTTTTTCCATTTAAGGCAAGCAGTAATAGATTTGCTCTTGACAAGGGAAGTTATTTTAGTGCGGATGTATATGCATTGATATTAAAAGAAAATGTTCCGTTTACCTATGATTTTTTATTATATCTATTAAATAGTAAAATCTATGAATTCTATTTTAAGACCTTTGCAAAAAAACTAGGTGAAGATGCTTATGAGTATTACCCAAATAATTTAATGAAATTATGCATCCCAATTATTATAGATTTTAAGGGTAAAGATGAAAATTATTTATATGATTATTTTCACTTTAGTGAAGAAGAAAAAAAGATTATACTTGGGGAAGTATAATCTTTTTTTGATGGAAAAGTTGGCATATATCTTGCTGTATATAAAATAAATTATTAATATTTAGGAGGAATTATTGTGAGCAATTTGGAAAAACTAAACAAGGTGTTATGTGATTTATTTGATTTCAAAAAAGTAGAGGACATAAATGATGATTTTGGACCAGATGAAATAGAATCTTGGGATTCTTTAGGCCATGTAGAACTTATAACAAGTTTAGAGGAAGTTTTTGATATAGCTTTAGATGTAGTGGATATCTCCAGAATGTATACCATAGGTGATATTAAGAAGATAGTTGAAAAATATGGTGTTCAGATATGACATTTACAGATTATGTTTTTGAGTTTTCATCAAAACTGGATAAAACTTCTGTAATTTTTAAAGATAAAATAAGTTATGAGGAAATTTTTAAAAATGTAAAAAAAAAGCTTCTTTTATAAAAAGCAAGAAATTTTTTAAAAAGGATGCTGTACTTCTGGTTTCAGAAAATTCTGATTTTTTCATTGAAAATTATTTTGGAATAATTAAAAGTGGAGCTATTTGTGTTCCTATTAACCCAGCTTTAAGTAGCAATGAGATAAAGTATATTGTAGACTCTCTAGATATTAAGCTGATTTTCACTCAAAATAAATTTATTGAAAAAATAAAGCAATTGGTTCGTGAAGACGTTGAAATTTATACAGATATCATTGAATGTAATTTTACTTATGCACATGAAAACAATTATAGTGAGGATATAGATATACAAGAAGATGTGGCTGTAATACTTTTTACTTCCGGTTCCACAGGAAATCCTAAAGGGGTAATGCTTACTCATTATAATCTGATGTATAATACAAATTCTATAATAGAATACCTGAAACTTACAGAGCGAGATAGAGTGGAAACAGTACTTCCTTTTTATTATTGCTATGGGACTTCAATTTTGCATACACACTTTAGGGTAGGGGGAAGCCTTGTAATTAACAATAAATTTATGTTTCCGCAAACAGTTGTTGAGGATATAAATAAGTATAGTTGCACAGGTTTTTCAGGGGTCCCTAGCACTTATCAAATACTGCTTAGAATGACTGATATAAAGAATACTAAACTTCCAACCTTAAGGTACATAACTCAAGCTGGGGGAAAGCTCTCAGAGAATTTTATTAAACAGCTTATAGGTATTCTAAAAGGAGTAGAAATTTTTATAATGTATGGTCAGACTGAGGCTACGGCAAGGTTATCATATTTACCGTCATATTTAATTAATGAAAAGATGAATTCCATAGGACGTGGAATTAAAGGAACGGAGCTTTTGGTTTTAAATAGTGAAGGAAAGCGAGTGAAATCTGGAGAAACGGGTGAGGTTGTTGCCAAGGGTGGAAACATAATGAAGGGATATTTTAATGATAAGGAAGAAACGGATAAAGTTCTAAAGAAAGGATACTTATACACGGGGGATATAGCAAAAGTTGATGATGACGGGTATATATATATAGTTTCAAGAGAAAAAAATATTATTAAAAGTGGTGGGATTAGAATAAGCCCTAAGGAAATAGAAGCCATAATATTACAAATTACAGAGGTAGTGGAATGTGCAGTTATTGGAGTGGAAGATGATATTTTAGGAGAATCAATAAAAGCCTTTGTAGTATTAACAGAAGATAACCACTATATGGATTTTAAATATATATTAGACTTTTGTAAAAATCAGTTACCATCATATAAAACTCCAAGGTATATAGAATTTTTAAAAGAACTTCCCAAAAATTCTTCTGGCAAAATTTTAATAAAAAAGCTCAAGGAGCTTAAGTAAAAGAAATAGTAAGAGGGTGAAGTAAGTGGAGGATTTAGAATTAATAGATGAACTAGTGCTTGGAGCGCAGTTTAATATAGAGCTGAAAAAAAAGGAAAAGTTGCTTTTAAATATTATGTTACCTCAATTAGAACACAATAAGGAAAATTTAAGTATAAAAGCTATGTATAATAAATTAAATGTAGACATTAATAAAATTAAAACGTTAGAACAGGTACCATATATCCCTGTAAATATGTTTAAATCTTTCCATCTCAGAATATGTAAGGAGGAGCAAGTAGTTAGGGTGTTACAATCTAGTGCTACCACCACAGGAGTTCCTAGTAAAATATATTTGGATAAAAAGACTTCAATAAGACAAACGCAAGCTTTAATAAGTACGTTAACAAGTTTTTTAGGAAGAATGCGAAGACCGATGCTTATTATAGATAACGCAGACAGTAATAAAAGAGGGAATGGAATGACTGCACGTGGTGCTGCTATTAGAGGGGTAAGCACTTTTGCGAGCAAGATGTTTTATATTATGGATAAAGAAGAAGGGGAACTTAAATTAAATATAGATAGGCTTCGCGACTTTGAAAGAAAATATAAAGATGAGGAAGTTTTAGTTTATGGATTTACTTATATAGTGTGGTCGAAATTTTTAAAAGTATTAAAGCAGGAAGGAATAAAATTAGACATGCCAAAGTTAAAGCTGTTACATAGCGGAGGTTGGAAAAAACTTATTTCTGAAAAGGTGGAAAAGGAAGTGTTTTCAGAGACTGCTGCGCAGATATTTAACACAAGTAAAGATAATATTATAGACTTTTATGGAATGGTGGAACAGTTAGGAGTAGTTTTTATTGATTGCCAGTGTGGGCATAAGCATGTACCAAATTTTGCAGAGGTTATTATAAGGGATATACAGACTTTAGAAGAAGTGAATTTTGGTGAAGAAGGGCTTATAGAGGTTATGAGTGTTTTGGGCTCTAGCTATCCATCGCAGGCTATTCTTACTGAGGATATTGGGAAATTTATAGGCGTGGATGATTGCCCTTGTGGTAGACGAGGCAAGTATTTTAGATTTAAGTCACGAGTAGACAAGGCTGAAATTAGAGGCTGTGGAGATACATTTGCAGAAAGGGAGGTAGGTAAATGATAAATTGTTACGAGCTAAATGGAGAGTTTTATGAAAAGGGACTAAAATTTGAGGACTTTCATGAATTAGAAACTTGCTTAAATAAGAATTTCAATAAACTTCATGAATTCCCAGTGCAAGTTATAATACTTATTATAAATGAATATAGCAAGAGAATTGCAATAAACAGAGAAATATTAAGAATGGAAGGGGTTCCGTTCTTATGTTTTTATTTAAAGAAAATAAATATGGAAAAACAGTTAAAACTTAACTTATCAAATATTGAATATCTAAATAATTTTGTGCAGGTAGAGAATGAAAAATACATCAAAGCACAGCCAAAGGGTTTAGTGTGTCATTGGATGGCTGGGAATGTACCTACCCTAGGTATCTATTCAGTGATTCAGAGTATAATATGCAAAAATAGTAATATCCTAAGAGTATCTAAAGAAAGTGTCAGTACAGTATATGAACTATTAAAACTTTTGGACAATATTGAGGTTGAGTATGGCGGGGAAGCTTATTCTTCTAAGATTATATTGAAAAATATTGCCCTTGTTTATTTTAATAGTGGCGATAAGTATCTTAATTCTCAAATGTCTTTAAAAGCCGATGCACGAATAGTTTGGGGTAATAAAACAGCAGTAGATGCTATTTCTCTTTTACCTAAAAAAACTACTTGTAAGGATTTAATTTTTGGGCCTAAGTATTCTTTTGCAGTTTTTGATAGATCAGCTATTGAAAGTGATGACTTTGAAGAATACTTAGAAAATCTGGTTACAGATATAATTGCATTTAATCAAAAATCATGTTCTTCACCTCAGGTATTGTTTTTAGAGAAAAGTAAACTAACTGTAGAAGAAATAGCGAAAATATTAAGTCGGAAATTTGAGAAGATTACTAAAAGATATACTAATTTAGATTTAGAGGAGGCTATAGCTGCTAAAATAATTAATAAAAGAGGTGAATATCTACTAAGTATCAATAAGCTTACTTATATGAGTAAGGGACTTCAATATACAATACTAATTGATAGTGAAGTAAAGCTTGAAGAAGCAATTACAGGACGAACTATATTTATAAAAGAGGTGGATGATATATTGGATGTATGCCCTTTAATTACTAAAAACATACAAACCATTGGGATAGCCTCAAAGAATAGTAATAAGACTTTAGAGTTTGCAGATAGAGTGACGACTTTTGGAGTAGATAGAGTTGTGAAAATTGGATACATGAATTTCTATGATTCTCCATGGGATGGAAGTTTAATAATAAGCGAATTAGTTAGGTGGTGCTCCCTTAATACAAAGGGAATGATTTAAATCCTATTTTGCAATGGGGGGGGAGAAAATGGCAGATTTTAAAAGTTTTTATGTAGGTCAAAGCGAGGAGTATATAAAGAGATTTACAGAGGCTGAAGTAGAATCTTATGCAAGAATTACTGGAGATTATAATTATGTGCATATGGATGAGGAAAAAGCTAAAAAATCATTTTTTAAGGGTAGAATCGTTCATGGACAATTAGTTGGAGGAATGATTTCAGCTTTGCTTGGAACAAAATTACCTGGAGGCGGTAATATATATTTAAGGCAGAGCTTCGAGTTTTTAAAACCAGTAAGAATTGGGGATACAATCAAAGCGAAGGCTATTATAACTAAAATAAATGAAAAAAAGAAAATACTATTACTTGACACATTTTGTCTAAATGAACAAGACGAAATAGTTATAAAGGGAAAAGCTGAGGTTTTAGTATTAAGATAATCTATAATTGAGAGAATGGCATAACATATATACGTTTTACTTAAAACAGTAGTTGAATAGTCACATTAAATTATGCTTTTTCTGATATAATAAAATTAAGCTATGTAATCTATAAATAATGAATAGCTTAATTTTTTATAGATTGAGAGGTGTTTTTATGAAAGTAAGGGATGTTATGATAAAATGTGATTTCATACTTAAAGAAAATAATACTTTTTATGAGGCGTCGCAGTTATTTAGTAATAATGAAGTTGAAGTTATACCTATATTAGATGAAAAAGAAATTTTGGTTGGTGTTATAACGAAAAATGACATAATTAAGAATTTTATTGAGGGTACAAGCCCTAATATATGTATTAAATATCTTTCACGTGGTAAAGAAAATATTATCAATGAGGATGATAAAATACAGGATTATGTTGATGCGAAGGAAAGTTATTTGGGAGTTGAAAATTCAGTTGGTAAATTTGTTGGCTGTTTTAGTGTGAATAATATGTTAAAGCGAGGTTTTGATAATCAATCAGAAAAAATAAGTGAGCTAAAGCAAAGATTAAATTGTACGGAAGAATGTGGCAATGCAATCCTTAATTGCACAGAATTAGATGCAATTATTGAATCGTCATTTGATGGTATTTACATAACCGATGGTAAAGCTAATACGTTAAAGATTAATAAATCTTATGAAACCATAACAGGTATACAAAGAAAAGGTATGATTAATAGGAATATGTATGAACTTGAAAAAGAGGGATACATATCTAAATCAGCTACTCTTATGGTATTAAAAAATAGAAAATCTAATACCATTGAGCAGGAATTTAGTACTGGTAAAAAAGTATTGGTTTCTAGTAATCCTATATTTGATGATAAGGGTAATATAAGCATGGTGGTTACAAATGTACGAGATATAACGGAATTATACGAATTAGAAGAACAGCTAACTAAAAATAGGAAGCTTACAGAAAAGTATTATTCAGAGATAGAAACTATGAGAATTCAATATTTAAATTTGTCAGATATGGTTGCTAAGGATAAAGCGATGATAGATTTATTGGAGGTTGCTAAAAGAGTAGCTAGTGTGGATACTACTGTTTTAATATTAGGAGAAACTGGAGTTGGAAAGGAAGAAATCGCTAAGTTTTTACATAAAAATAGTACGAGACAGAATAAAAATTTTATAAAAATTAATTGTGGAGCAATCCCTCAAAATCTTATAGAATCTGAGCTCTTTGGATATGTAAAAGGGGCGTTCACAGGGGCTAATAAGGAAGGC from the Clostridium sp. CM027 genome contains:
- a CDS encoding CD3324 family protein, yielding MKYSNAYKVLPIDIVKVIQEYVDGEYLYIPRKGEEQKKWGEQSGSRDTLKKRNAEIYLKYIKGSEILDLAQEYYLSDKSIRRIITQQKKITLEINAEL
- a CDS encoding integrase core domain-containing protein; protein product: MECQFTSCAFKAYINSTKIIKLSISANGCPYDNACIESFHASLKKEEVYHVKYFDYDAARLGTFEHIKAWYNIKRIHSSIGYITPQQCEDLAKKAS
- a CDS encoding RNA ligase family protein, which codes for MDLFDNKNIKPMLIGEIQEAFDSPNYIYELKLDGERCIAYLDKDMTELRNKRNIKMLVKVPELSNIHKQINHRCILDGELIVIKDGKPDFYEIQRRSLMSNTFKIQLASSKLPASFTAFDILYYDDQQVTDLPLMERKKLLEKAINENERIAISRYIEKRGVEFYKIAKQNELEGIVAKSKDSKYYLDKRTKDWIKIKNLLDDDFIVCGFIFKQNGVISIVLGQYSSKGLVYKGHVTLGISTGDFQLIKSMPGIITHPFTDLPSGNDNAVWIQPRLVCTVKYMMKTANGSLRQPVFKCLRNDKEPEDCIVE
- a CDS encoding Ku protein; the encoded protein is MAIAHKTVISFGLVAIPISMYTATQDNDIHFNQLHKDDNSRIKYKKSCSHCGKEITTKDITKGYEYDKDHYVVITDDDLEKIKTEKEKSIQIMHFAQLNQISPIFYDKTYQAIPEAGGDKAFELLRVALMSEQKIAIGKTVMGTRETLLAIIPREDGILISKMYYEDEIKDLPKSYNKPEIIDAEITMAKALINSMATPFNPAEYKDEYQVKLRELLETKISGQEIVASKPETPSNIINLMDALKASIEQNKVKETPTNKEKRKRTPKGA
- a CDS encoding DMT family transporter, whose amino-acid sequence is MEKTKGILYIVLSAIAFGFMPILAKLSYRGGANTYTTLALRFFFASIMLLYYLKYKGISLKLTKKQLFLVLTTGMFGYSLTSCSLFMSYNYISIGLASMILYTHPAIITLLSYMFYKEKIKARKIISLIISLIGIYVLIDKGSVSFNLKGIILAAMASLLYSIYVLGVSLKEIKAINSYVLTFYISCSAAVIMFIAAITTGNFNMHISFYALVAILLLAFISTVVALMAFLEGVRIVGPSNASILSTIEPIVGLILGILILREPISVRIVIGSILIIMSVVILTKE
- a CDS encoding Eco57I restriction-modification methylase domain-containing protein, with product MLDLLKQKICELHNVILSPIDDMFKITALKNYKREIEGTQQKSFGEVYYEFIKNNKEKGTVYTPEPITSYMIENTIKAEQIIKNPYIKIVDPSCGTGNILICCFKFLRNLYKDNLNLINEKNGLNLNVQCIDEHIITHNLYGFDIDDIAVKILIIDLYDLSQGSIASNVVNKDFLLYESEHKYDVFIGNPPYVGKKSIDNEYAAYLKIRYKEVYRDKGDLSYCFFKKALEDLNEKGKLTFITSRYFLESPSGEDLRKVLKKLCTIDKIIDFYGRRPFKNVGIDPVIMCITNCQNDDSKIEIIKPSNVKNKHKKEFYNSVFLKSGNEFNSFLLNKSQLNDKGWILIDKKDRNIINKIEQRSFTHLSNICNSYQGVITGCDKAFVVTNDIALRRNIEKNIIKPWIKSSYIEKNEVSRQDSYIIYSDLIHNTHDYNNAIAYIELQKEKLLKRRECQRGIRKWYELQWGRDQNIFEGEKIVFPFKASSNRFALDKGSYFSADVYALILKENVPFTYDFLLYLLNSKIYEFYFKTFAKKLGEDAYEYYPNNLMKLCIPIIIDFKGKDENYLYDYFHFSEEEKKIILGEV
- a CDS encoding acyl carrier protein — encoded protein: MSNLEKLNKVLCDLFDFKKVEDINDDFGPDEIESWDSLGHVELITSLEEVFDIALDVVDISRMYTIGDIKKIVEKYGVQI
- a CDS encoding AMP-binding protein, whose translation is MVSENSDFFIENYFGIIKSGAICVPINPALSSNEIKYIVDSLDIKLIFTQNKFIEKIKQLVREDVEIYTDIIECNFTYAHENNYSEDIDIQEDVAVILFTSGSTGNPKGVMLTHYNLMYNTNSIIEYLKLTERDRVETVLPFYYCYGTSILHTHFRVGGSLVINNKFMFPQTVVEDINKYSCTGFSGVPSTYQILLRMTDIKNTKLPTLRYITQAGGKLSENFIKQLIGILKGVEIFIMYGQTEATARLSYLPSYLINEKMNSIGRGIKGTELLVLNSEGKRVKSGETGEVVAKGGNIMKGYFNDKEETDKVLKKGYLYTGDIAKVDDDGYIYIVSREKNIIKSGGIRISPKEIEAIILQITEVVECAVIGVEDDILGESIKAFVVLTEDNHYMDFKYILDFCKNQLPSYKTPRYIEFLKELPKNSSGKILIKKLKELK
- a CDS encoding acyl-protein synthetase; translated protein: MEDLELIDELVLGAQFNIELKKKEKLLLNIMLPQLEHNKENLSIKAMYNKLNVDINKIKTLEQVPYIPVNMFKSFHLRICKEEQVVRVLQSSATTTGVPSKIYLDKKTSIRQTQALISTLTSFLGRMRRPMLIIDNADSNKRGNGMTARGAAIRGVSTFASKMFYIMDKEEGELKLNIDRLRDFERKYKDEEVLVYGFTYIVWSKFLKVLKQEGIKLDMPKLKLLHSGGWKKLISEKVEKEVFSETAAQIFNTSKDNIIDFYGMVEQLGVVFIDCQCGHKHVPNFAEVIIRDIQTLEEVNFGEEGLIEVMSVLGSSYPSQAILTEDIGKFIGVDDCPCGRRGKYFRFKSRVDKAEIRGCGDTFAEREVGK